In one window of Leptospira sp. GIMC2001 DNA:
- a CDS encoding YceI family protein yields MKPFITMSIASIFFAILPIYSESSKCVFSYNPANTKLEWTAYKFTEKLGVKGTFDKITVAGNKESSSIQSTMEQAKFSIQSNDVNSGVPDRDGKIREYFFGSSLKAKTFEGSFDKVTGKNNGTAILNLQFNGKKKSIPVKYELNGNQLNLKGTLDVLDFGMSSGIQKLNEICLELHKGKDGISKLWSVVDFEIISIFDKNCK; encoded by the coding sequence ATGAAACCATTTATTACCATGTCTATTGCATCTATCTTTTTCGCAATTTTACCCATATATTCAGAATCATCCAAATGTGTATTCAGCTATAACCCTGCTAACACAAAACTGGAATGGACTGCTTACAAGTTTACCGAAAAATTAGGAGTAAAAGGAACTTTTGACAAAATCACTGTAGCAGGCAATAAGGAATCTTCCAGCATCCAAAGCACAATGGAGCAGGCAAAATTTTCTATTCAATCAAATGATGTAAATTCCGGTGTTCCTGATCGTGATGGCAAAATTCGAGAATATTTTTTTGGATCTTCGTTGAAAGCAAAGACTTTCGAAGGATCTTTTGACAAAGTAACTGGCAAAAATAATGGAACTGCCATTTTAAATTTGCAATTTAATGGGAAAAAGAAATCCATTCCAGTAAAATACGAATTGAACGGTAATCAGCTCAACTTGAAAGGAACGCTCGATGTTTTGGATTTCGGAATGTCTTCCGGAATTCAAAAGCTAAATGAAATTTGCCTTGAACTTCACAAGGGTAAGGATGGTATATCTAAATTGTGGTCTGTTGTTGACTTCGAAATTATTTCAATTTTTGATAAAAATTGTAAATAG